GCCGCGGAAGGGGATGAAGTTGGTGGCGGAGGCGAAACCGCCGATCCAGTGATAGATGACGCCGATGAAAGGATTGGGTCCCACGAGGCCTCGTTCTGGTGAATGATGGTGGTGCCTGGGTCGAGCGGGTACTATCGTACCTGACACAAGTTGCGTTAGGGAAATATACTCTCTATTGAATCTTATTCCGGATCGCTGCTTCGCCTGGAGGATGGTCTGCGAGTTTCACTGTTCATTACTTGTTACAACGACACGCTGTTTCCTGAGACCGGCAAGGCTGTGGTGCGGGTGCTGGAGCGACTGGGGCATACGGTGGAGTTTCCTCAAGGGCAGACATGCTGTGGGCAGATGCACTATAACACTGGCTATCAGGCGGAGGCGATGCCGCTGCTTTCGCGGTTTGTGGAACAGTTCAAGGGCGCCGAGGCGGTGGTGGTGCCGTCGTCGTCATGTGTGGCGATGATGCGGGATCACTATCCGAAGATGGCGTTGGCGATCGGACGGGTGGAGCTGATTGCGGAGGTGGATGCTCTGCTGCCGAAGGTGTTTGAGTTTTCGGAGTTTCTGACGAAGCGGCTGGGGCTGGAGGACGTGGGGGCCTACTATCCGCATCGGGTGACGTATCACGCGAGCTGCCATGGGTTGCGGAATTTGGTGTTGGGTGATGGGCCGATGCGGCTGCTGAAGGCGGTGCGGGGGATTGATCTCGTCGAGTTGCAGGGGCTGGAGCAGTGCTGCGGATTCGGCGGGACGTTTGCGGTTAAGAATGCGGATGTATCGAGCGCGATGCTGGCGGAGAAGACGACGGCGGTTTTGAATACGAAGGCTGAGGCTTGTACGGCTTGCGATAACTCGTGCCTGATGCATATTCAGGGGGCGCTGCATCGGCAGAGGACGGGCGTGAAGACGGTGCATCTGGCTGAGATTTTGGCTGGGGATGAGGGGGCTTTACGTTGATGGGAGAGATGAGCTTGCAACGGAGATGGGCAGCAACGGTCGCGCTCTGCGCGATGCCCACATCTCAAAATCGAGATATGGGGCACCCAAATTTCTGCTTGATTGGGGGTGAGGCATGAGTGGTGCTGGGTTGGATCCAAAGACTGCGCCGACGTTTCCGATGGCGGCGAAGGCGATGATGGGCGATGTGCAGCTGCGGAAGAATGTGCGTCATGCTACGGACGTGATCCAGGAGAAGCGGGCTCGAGTGGTGAGCGAGATGCCGGACTGGCAGGAGCTGCGCGAGGCAGGGAAGCAGATTCGCCGGCACACGATGGAGCATCTGGATTTTTATCTTGAGGA
The nucleotide sequence above comes from Tunturibacter empetritectus. Encoded proteins:
- a CDS encoding (Fe-S)-binding protein codes for the protein MRVSLFITCYNDTLFPETGKAVVRVLERLGHTVEFPQGQTCCGQMHYNTGYQAEAMPLLSRFVEQFKGAEAVVVPSSSCVAMMRDHYPKMALAIGRVELIAEVDALLPKVFEFSEFLTKRLGLEDVGAYYPHRVTYHASCHGLRNLVLGDGPMRLLKAVRGIDLVELQGLEQCCGFGGTFAVKNADVSSAMLAEKTTAVLNTKAEACTACDNSCLMHIQGALHRQRTGVKTVHLAEILAGDEGALR